The window CGAACTCCAGTACTTTCGGATCCAGTCCTCGCTTGATGAAATTGCGTGTCAGCATTTCCTTGACGGCCTTGAGCTTCATGCTTTCGGCGGCAAGCAGGTCGATGCGGCTGGTCTTTTTTGAGAAGCTTACCTCCGTATGCAGCCCTTTGAAATCATAGCGTGTACTGATCTCCTTGAGCGTGTTGTTTACCGCGTTGTCGACTTCCTGATGGTTGAGCTGGTTTACAATGTCAAATGATGGCATGGTCGGTTATGTTCTGATTTATAAAGTGTGTAGAGAAAATGGAGGTCATGTTGATGCTGCGCATTCCTTCTGCTCCCGCGCACATCCTTTACGGGTAAAAGGTACGCAAAGTGCCGGATTATTTTCTCTTGAAAAGATATTCCTGTCCGGCCTGAGTCAGGGTGAAACTGCGGAATGACTTTTCCTCATTTTCTTCATCGGGATGAAACTCAATGACAAGACCGGCCCGGTCAAACCGAAAAAGAGTCGGACTGCTTGCTTCCATTGCGACGGGCGGCTGACCCGTAGCCTGGATGATGAGTGTGCCGTTTCTTTGCGATATCGTGATGCCAAGCGGAATTTGTTCCGATTCATATTCTCCGGCAAGCAGCTTGAGGTGCTTTTCGGGCAGTTCCACAATCCCGAAATCCGGGAGCGAAACCGGTTCACCATGCCAGGCATCGAGCATGGCAATCATCAGCTCATTGCCGGAATAGGACATTGCGTTGGCTGTAAATGCCATGTAAAGCTCGTCATCCGGAAAGATCGCAAGATTTGCCTGAAAACCATCGATGCCGCCGGAATGGCCGAAGCCGGATTGGTCATGATATACATTGCGCATCAGTCCCATCCCGAAATTGCCCTGCAAGTCTGTCATTTTCCTCAGCCCGTTTTCATCAAGTAATTCTCCGGAAAACAGAGCGCGGCCGAACCGGACGAGATCTGAAGGGGTGGAAATCAGAGCACCGGCTCCGTGCGGGATACTCATATCGGTCTGCGGTTGTTTTTTCCATTCATCGGAAAACGCATACGAAAAGGCTTCGCTGCCATCAGTGGCTGTTTCCCGCCCATAAAATGTGTCCGAAAGTCCAAGCGGACCGGTAATGCGGGTTTCCAGTGCTTCCTGGTAGCTGCCGCCGGTGACCTCCTCGATGATAAAACCAAGCAGGATATAGTTTGTGTTGCTGTACTCCGTACCGGTACCGGGATCAAACTGCAGATCGTACTGCATGGTCAGATCCAGCAGCTCATCCCGGGTTTTCGGTTCGGTCATCCAGCTGGTGTATTCCGGATCATTGGTGAAATTGAACAGGCCGCTCCGATGGTACAGCAAGTGTTCCAGCGTGATGTCATCTGCGGAGGGAAAGCCATCGAAGAAGTCCGAGAGCGGCTGCTGCAGATCAAGTTTCTCTTCATTGGCGAGTTGCAGCATGATCACAGCCGTAAACGGTTTGGTGACCGAGCCGATGCGGTGCCGGGTGTCCGGCCTGTTCGGAATGCTATTGTCAATATCGGCATAGCCCCGGGAGCCGTCGTAGACCAGGCTGTCGCCCGAAAGTATGGCCACCGAACCCATGAACCGCTGATGTTCGGTCAGGTGATCAAAAAACGCATCCAGATCAGACTGCCGGAACTCCTGCGCAAAGGCACCCGCCGTACCGGTCAGCACGGGGAAAAGATACAGGCATGATATCAGTGCAAGAAGCTTCATCTGGATGCAGTTACTTAATAATATCCTCAGAGATAACGTCATGACTGTATATAAACATGTGTTCTTGTCAAAAGCTGATGGCCGTTCATGCAACAATCCGTATTGTCAGAACTCCCGCCGGTCAATATGCATCACACGGACATCCCTGGCACCTACCTCTGGTTCGATGGTCAGCGTCAGGGTATCATCATCACCGGCGGCCGTTTGCAATATCCGTTCACGGGTGATCAGCCCCTGAATACGGTAGGTGCCGGGTTGGTCGACCGAAACCGTCACTTCAGGGGTTACATCCGATGTGCCGTGATTGATCAGAAAAAGCAGGTAATCGCCGTCACCGGTCCGTTGCACCCGCGCTGCCAGCGGTTCATCTGATACCCTGTCGAGTGACGTGGTCACCGGCTTGTGCACATCCGCCCATTCGGCAAGGCCTAACATGAATGTGGTGTTAATCGGATGGGGATCCGGGAAATTGGCTTTGCCCATGAACGTACCGATGAAGATGGTCTGCCCGTCGCCGTATGAGTTGGCAACAATGGCCGGATCGCCGGTCATTCTCAAGTTGGAAAGTACCTCGGCATCGTCACTGATCAGCTCCACCGATTTGCCGTAAAGTGTTCCGGAAAGGGTATCTTCGGGAGTCGGACGGTGTGCCGCCGCCATCTGGCCGGGATCATAGAACACATCCCATACCGGATGATCTCCTTTTTCCAGGGAGAAACCGATACCACGTTCACGCATGTAAACTTCGTTTTCACGGACACCAAAGACATCATGCAGGCCCATGCCGGGGATCTGATCGGAGGCGTATCCGCGATCGTCATTCCAGGCCATCCGGGCTTCACCGACCGCATGGCCGCCATCCGCCACAAACTGTCTGAGTCCGTCTGCCGCCTGCTGTGTGAGCATCATCGACCATGGGAGAATGATCAGTTTGTATTGCGAAAGGTCGCCGGACTCGAGTTCTTTGCGGTGGATGAAATCGACGGGGATATTATTTTCGGCAAATACCCGGTAATAGCCGATCAGTGAATTATGGTGAGCCATGGGGAAGTCGTCCCGCCGCTGGGCACCGCCCACCATCTGCGAAAGGGGATTGTAAACGATGGCCACTTCGGAGGGTTCCGGCTGTGCATCCAGAAACAGCTGCTGGTGGCGATCGACCATCGAAGCCAGGTATCCTGCCTGCATGGCACGATCCGTCAAAGAACCATCCTGGTTCACCAGGCCGTATCCGCCCGATTCATACCCTGATGACATCGGGTGCCAGGCATAGATGTTCACGGCCTTTGCTCCCTTGGCGATGGCCGACCAGATCCAGACGCGGTGGTCACCCGGCGTAACCGGATCGCTGACAATCAGTGCAATGGTACCTTTGCCGGCCTGAAGCTCGCCGACATACCAGCCGTCATTGTTGCGGTTGGCGCTGCGGGCGAAATCCATCATATTCATGACGCGCCACGCCGGCCAGTGCCGGTCGGGATGATTGTGTTTCGGGTACAGAGAGACGCCATAGAAATCGACCGATTCGGACATCAGAAAATCGTCGGTTGCTCCGACGCCCAGATGCGGGGAAATGATGATCGACGACACGGCAGCATGTGAGGTGATCACATGTTCAGGATCGGATTCCCGCACGGCGTCATAGCGCATGCGCAGATCATCGGCCAGCTTTTCGTAGATAAACGTTTTCCAGTCCAGGTAATCGGTATAGCTCAGGATGGTGCTGAACCGTGGCGGGCTGACATCATCCCATTCCAGAAAACCGCGGTGCCAAGCCGTGTTAAGTGCATCGAGTGTTCCGTATTTGTCGCGAAGCCACTCCCGGAACCGCTCCTGTGTGGAAGGGCAGTAGCAGAACTGGGCGTTGGCGACGTAGTCGATATTGGCCCAGTTGATGATGTGGGGTTCGCTCCACAAGTCCCATCCGTAGAAATTGTCGTATTCATTGGCGACGCGCGCCGTTTCGGTGTAGAAGCCGAGCACCGACTCCCTGACAGCATCATGGTCGGTGCAGTAGCCCGGTGCAGACTGGGATACGATTTCCGTGCCGTCCTGTGCGACAAATTTTCCGTCGGGATGCTGTTTACCGACCCATTCCGGCGCGGAGTCAACATAGAACTGGATGAACACTTTCAGTCCGACCTCCTCAGCCAGCTCCATAAGCAGCCGAAGGTTTTCAAAATTGTACTCACCCGGACGCGGTTCGGCCCGCTGCCATTCAACCCAGGTCCGGACAGTATTGAACCCCAGGTCCTTGATCCGTGCTAGATCCCTTCGCCATTCCTGAGGTGAATCTTCGGTTATTTCGGAAAGCATCGGTGCCCGTGCATCACCGCCGCTGTACCATACCGAAAAGGGAAAGAAATCGGGTTCGTAAGGGTTATCGGGTGTTTGCTGGGCTTTGACCGTATGGAAGATGAAAAAAACTGATAACGTTATGAGCAACAATGATCTGGCAGTCATAATACCCCTCCGTATTATTGGCAGTGCTGTGTGTTTGTATACCCTGTAAACTATTGTTAGATAATCACTTCTATAATTATCTCAAATTGTTTGATTAATACTGTTTTACATTTGTTGCGGGTAGTGCTATCATTGAGTATGTGAAAAATGCAACCTTTCAGTAAAGGTGCACATTTTTTTGCTGCATCGCAAAGTAGCAGTACAGATATAATTTAACCTGACTTTACATCCGGATCATCCGGTTCTGTCAGCCGGCCGGTATTATCACCGGTTTGGTTCAGACCCGCTGCCGGAGTAAACAGGGATCATTATTAAAGCCATTGCTGCAAAATCATTCAATGCATTGCATGCTCTCATGCATTACTACAACCAACCACAACTAACCCAACCGTATATGACTGGTAAATACTATGCCTTTCTGGGGCTGCTGTTGTTCGCGTTTCATACGTCGCTTCTGGCACAACCCCGGGATTATGAAATCACAGGCTCGGTCATTGACAGCCGAACCTCGGAGTCGCTTATAGGGACCAACCTGCAGATTCAGAACACCCCTCATGGTGCTACAACCAATCCCGAGGGCGAATTCCAAATCAGCGCCCGGCTCGAGCCCGGCGAGTACAGACTCATGGTCCGTTACGTCGGATATCAGAGTAAAAATGTTGATATCACACTTGGTGACCAGATGAGTATTGATCTTGGCGTACTGGAGCTGCGGGAAGACATGCTTGGACTGGACGAGGTCGTCGTGACCGGTACGACCGTACCGACCCGCCGGCGTGAACTCGGTAATGCCGTTTCCACTACCCGTATGGATGACGTGGAACTTACCGGGGCAACCAGTGTGGATCAGGCTCTTTCCGGACGGATTTCCGGAGCTCAGGTCTCGGTCAACAGCGGTCGGCCTGACGGCGGTATTTCCATCCGCCTGCGGGGAACCAGCACTGTTCTTGGTGCGGCCGATCCGCTTTATATTGTCGACGGTGTCATCGTCAACAATGACTCACCGGAGCTGGTCGATGTGGGCGGAGGAAGCTCCAACCGCTTGTCAGACATCAATCCCCAGGATATCGAGCGTATCGAGGTAGTTAAAGGTGCGGCAGCCGCAGCATTGTATGGATCACGAGCCAACAACGGGGTCGTGCAGATTTTTACCCGCCGTGGTCAAAGCGGCGCGCCCAGGGTGACGTACAACACCCGTTTCATGACCGACAAGATTCGCAATACACTGGATGTGAACATGCATCCCACTGATGCGGCCGGCAATGAGGTGGAGCGCTACGATCACCAGGAATTCATCTTCCGCCGCGGTTACGGAAACGAACAGAATCTTTCGATTTCGGGAGGGACCGATGAGACGACCTATTATCTGTCCGGATCGTATCTGTTTCGCGAAGGGATTTCCAAAGGCAACGATTACACACGCGGAACCGGAAGGATTCGCCTGGATCAGACCATTACCGACTGGGCCAGTGCCACGATGAGCGCCCAGTATGTCAACAGTCATACCAATGACGTGCCGCATGGTGGTATTGCTGCCAACTATGGCTCACTGACCGGTTTTATTTTCGGGCCGAATACGTATGATCCCCGTCCGGTCGACGGTGTCTACCCTGACAATGGGGTACTGGCAAATCCGGTAGAAGTGATCGACCGGTTTGATTTCACAAATGACGTCAGCCGGTTCATCGGAAGCTTTCAGCTGAACCTCACCCCGATCCGGGACCTCGGTATTGACTACACTCTTGGATTCGATACCCATTCCCAGACCGGCAAGGCTTTCATTCCTCCGGGAAATGTGGCACCGGGTGTTGGTACAGGTTTCTCCCGCCGGTCGACAAGAGAAGTTCAGCAGATGAACAACGATCTGAATTTGCGGTATGAATATCGTCCCAGCGACTGGCTGACATCACGGACCCTGGTTGGCGGAACCATGCAATACGAGCAGCGTGAAGTGCTTACCGGCGAATCATCCAATCTGCCTCCGGTGACAAGGATCTCCTCGGCCGGAAGTGACCAGACCCTCGGTGAGAGCCGCAGCGAACTGGTGGTTTACGGTGCCTTTCTGCAGCAGACGTTTTCCATACAAAACAGGCTGTTCCTGACCGGTGCCGCACGGGTGGACGGTTCTTCCTCGTTTGCCGATGATGAGCGCTGGCAGTTCTATCCGAAAATCAGTGCTTCCTATCTGGTTTCAGAAGAGGATTTCTGGCGTGACAGCGGTATATCTAATATTATCAATGAGTTCAGTGTTCGCGGTTCCCTCGGGGAGTCCGGCGGCCTGACAGCCATCGGTCCCTTTGACCGCTTTACCAACTATCCGCTGGTCAACTACAGCGGGCAGCCGGGACTGATTCCGGGAACCAGCCTGGGTACACCCGATCTGCGTCCGGAGCGTCAGCGCGAACTGGAGCTCGGTTTTGACATGAGCTTCCTGAGCAATCGGATCTACTTCGAATTCACCTGGTATGATCAGCAGACCGAAGACCTGCTGCTTCAGCGGTCCATTGCTCCTTCGACAGGTTTTTCCACGGCACTGGAAAATGTGGGAACCATGGATAATCGCGGTATCGAGATCGTGCTTCGTACCCTGCCGATCAATACACCGAGAACCAGCTGGACCAGCACCTTTACGTTTGCCACTTACAGAAATGAGGTGGACGGTATCGAAGGTGATGTGCTGAGTGTGCCACGGGCTTTCGGCCAGGTTGCCGCTGTTAACGGCGAACCGCTGGGTGTCTACTACAGCACGATGTTTGCCAGGGATGAAAACGGCAATATCCTTGAGGACGACGACGGTATTCCGCTACGGAAGGTGGATGAAGACGGATCTCCTGTCACCGGTGTTATTGGTGATCCCAATCCGGATTTCACCGCTTCTTGGATTAATGACTTGTCGATTGGTGATCGATGGAACGTTCGCTTCCAGCTTGATGCCAGTTACGGCAATGATGTCTTCAATTTCACGCGAAGACTTGCTGCACTTGGTGCATTCGGAACGCTGACCGATTACGAGAAAGAACTTGCCGGCGAGGTTCCGGAAGGATACAACGCCAGAATGTTCAATATTTTCGAAAACTGGGTTGAGGACGGTTCCTTTATCAAGCTTAGGGAATTTTCGGTCTCCTACA of the Natronogracilivirga saccharolytica genome contains:
- a CDS encoding serine hydrolase domain-containing protein, which translates into the protein MKLLALISCLYLFPVLTGTAGAFAQEFRQSDLDAFFDHLTEHQRFMGSVAILSGDSLVYDGSRGYADIDNSIPNRPDTRHRIGSVTKPFTAVIMLQLANEEKLDLQQPLSDFFDGFPSADDITLEHLLYHRSGLFNFTNDPEYTSWMTEPKTRDELLDLTMQYDLQFDPGTGTEYSNTNYILLGFIIEEVTGGSYQEALETRITGPLGLSDTFYGRETATDGSEAFSYAFSDEWKKQPQTDMSIPHGAGALISTPSDLVRFGRALFSGELLDENGLRKMTDLQGNFGMGLMRNVYHDQSGFGHSGGIDGFQANLAIFPDDELYMAFTANAMSYSGNELMIAMLDAWHGEPVSLPDFGIVELPEKHLKLLAGEYESEQIPLGITISQRNGTLIIQATGQPPVAMEASSPTLFRFDRAGLVIEFHPDEENEEKSFRSFTLTQAGQEYLFKRK
- a CDS encoding TonB-dependent receptor domain-containing protein → MTGKYYAFLGLLLFAFHTSLLAQPRDYEITGSVIDSRTSESLIGTNLQIQNTPHGATTNPEGEFQISARLEPGEYRLMVRYVGYQSKNVDITLGDQMSIDLGVLELREDMLGLDEVVVTGTTVPTRRRELGNAVSTTRMDDVELTGATSVDQALSGRISGAQVSVNSGRPDGGISIRLRGTSTVLGAADPLYIVDGVIVNNDSPELVDVGGGSSNRLSDINPQDIERIEVVKGAAAAALYGSRANNGVVQIFTRRGQSGAPRVTYNTRFMTDKIRNTLDVNMHPTDAAGNEVERYDHQEFIFRRGYGNEQNLSISGGTDETTYYLSGSYLFREGISKGNDYTRGTGRIRLDQTITDWASATMSAQYVNSHTNDVPHGGIAANYGSLTGFIFGPNTYDPRPVDGVYPDNGVLANPVEVIDRFDFTNDVSRFIGSFQLNLTPIRDLGIDYTLGFDTHSQTGKAFIPPGNVAPGVGTGFSRRSTREVQQMNNDLNLRYEYRPSDWLTSRTLVGGTMQYEQREVLTGESSNLPPVTRISSAGSDQTLGESRSELVVYGAFLQQTFSIQNRLFLTGAARVDGSSSFADDERWQFYPKISASYLVSEEDFWRDSGISNIINEFSVRGSLGESGGLTAIGPFDRFTNYPLVNYSGQPGLIPGTSLGTPDLRPERQRELELGFDMSFLSNRIYFEFTWYDQQTEDLLLQRSIAPSTGFSTALENVGTMDNRGIEIVLRTLPINTPRTSWTSTFTFATYRNEVDGIEGDVLSVPRAFGQVAAVNGEPLGVYYSTMFARDENGNILEDDDGIPLRKVDEDGSPVTGVIGDPNPDFTASWINDLSIGDRWNVRFQLDASYGNDVFNFTRRLAALGAFGTLTDYEKELAGEVPEGYNARMFNIFENWVEDGSFIKLREFSVSYTFFPDVLGLNSLRASLVGRNLLSIDNYSGYDPEINVSGQSTVVRGFDFVEIPAPRTFSLGLTANF
- a CDS encoding YajQ family cyclic di-GMP-binding protein, whose translation is MPSFDIVNQLNHQEVDNAVNNTLKEISTRYDFKGLHTEVSFSKKTSRIDLLAAESMKLKAVKEMLTRNFIKRGLDPKVLEFGEEEGTSSGAVKQSAVIREGIDRETAKKIVKEIKNTKLKVQPAIMDDQVRVTGKKIDDLQEVIGLLKAKKFSVPLQFINMK
- a CDS encoding beta-galactosidase; the encoded protein is MTARSLLLITLSVFFIFHTVKAQQTPDNPYEPDFFPFSVWYSGGDARAPMLSEITEDSPQEWRRDLARIKDLGFNTVRTWVEWQRAEPRPGEYNFENLRLLMELAEEVGLKVFIQFYVDSAPEWVGKQHPDGKFVAQDGTEIVSQSAPGYCTDHDAVRESVLGFYTETARVANEYDNFYGWDLWSEPHIINWANIDYVANAQFCYCPSTQERFREWLRDKYGTLDALNTAWHRGFLEWDDVSPPRFSTILSYTDYLDWKTFIYEKLADDLRMRYDAVRESDPEHVITSHAAVSSIIISPHLGVGATDDFLMSESVDFYGVSLYPKHNHPDRHWPAWRVMNMMDFARSANRNNDGWYVGELQAGKGTIALIVSDPVTPGDHRVWIWSAIAKGAKAVNIYAWHPMSSGYESGGYGLVNQDGSLTDRAMQAGYLASMVDRHQQLFLDAQPEPSEVAIVYNPLSQMVGGAQRRDDFPMAHHNSLIGYYRVFAENNIPVDFIHRKELESGDLSQYKLIILPWSMMLTQQAADGLRQFVADGGHAVGEARMAWNDDRGYASDQIPGMGLHDVFGVRENEVYMRERGIGFSLEKGDHPVWDVFYDPGQMAAAHRPTPEDTLSGTLYGKSVELISDDAEVLSNLRMTGDPAIVANSYGDGQTIFIGTFMGKANFPDPHPINTTFMLGLAEWADVHKPVTTSLDRVSDEPLAARVQRTGDGDYLLFLINHGTSDVTPEVTVSVDQPGTYRIQGLITRERILQTAAGDDDTLTLTIEPEVGARDVRVMHIDRREF